A window of Candidatus Dojkabacteria bacterium contains these coding sequences:
- a CDS encoding glycosyltransferase family 39 protein, translated as MNSKAPKNSDRLKNAFFVWILPVFLALLYFIIASTAIHGKSMTQDEKYHITRGIILLETGDLRLNIHHPYIANVLNALPLYLFEDVELPSENSLAWQEGNKDLFTDELMQANGGELEFASQYIFQARLVSIFITSIFIFFFYTFIRRCWGITEAVISTILLAFSPTFLAHGALATTDIFSAITIFMATAALWRYMVTDLDEKVSRRWALALFILASFLALMSKYSAVPLALLWLLILWLDGIKRYAASFGTYAKTNNTRWRTFIHSVAQSSFIVLLVAVSWVGLMFMAYRLEFGTMQQTVLYQDNSSFDTNYQVDKDSLIFADQLQYIFEEVQLPFPHYFRGFMENVILHNVNQHETFFIGQYKDIPPTYHLGAFLLKEPVITVAFSIFSITILGYYGVLSALNHINARKESVVRHRIPVAFPILFALVPAFIFITISFSSIKLGIRHIAPVLPFIYMASGVVVAYYFRRQIVARVLVIVALALIALDILFAYPEYVNYFSTAIGGDRNGYKYLHDSNLDWGQNEFMVEEYIDEHPAYDAQYRPGTIERGRYYVISVSELFGDPLYVPRYALELHEMYDSGELKLVDWISNTHWVVYTE; from the coding sequence ATGAACTCAAAAGCACCAAAAAATAGCGACCGCCTTAAGAATGCATTTTTTGTGTGGATTTTGCCGGTATTTCTTGCATTGCTCTATTTCATCATTGCCTCGACAGCAATCCATGGCAAGAGCATGACACAAGATGAGAAATATCACATCACCCGAGGCATAATACTGCTTGAGACAGGCGATCTAAGGCTCAATATCCACCATCCATATATTGCAAATGTATTAAATGCTTTGCCGCTATATCTGTTTGAGGATGTAGAGCTACCTAGCGAAAATTCTCTCGCATGGCAGGAGGGGAATAAAGATCTCTTCACCGACGAATTGATGCAGGCAAATGGAGGAGAGCTCGAGTTTGCATCACAATATATATTCCAGGCTCGTCTTGTATCCATCTTTATCACCTCGATATTCATATTTTTCTTCTATACATTTATCAGGAGGTGCTGGGGGATAACAGAGGCCGTAATCTCGACGATACTGCTGGCATTTAGCCCGACATTCCTTGCCCATGGTGCATTGGCGACCACTGATATATTTTCAGCTATCACGATCTTCATGGCCACAGCTGCATTATGGAGGTATATGGTGACCGACCTAGATGAGAAGGTTAGCCGCAGGTGGGCATTAGCCCTATTCATTTTGGCCTCTTTCCTTGCCTTAATGAGCAAATATAGTGCGGTCCCGTTGGCGCTGCTCTGGCTACTGATCTTATGGCTCGACGGTATCAAAAGGTATGCAGCAAGCTTTGGGACATATGCAAAGACTAATAATACGAGATGGCGCACCTTCATCCATTCGGTTGCCCAATCTAGCTTTATTGTGTTGCTGGTAGCTGTCTCATGGGTCGGGTTGATGTTTATGGCCTACAGGCTAGAGTTTGGGACAATGCAGCAGACTGTGTTGTATCAGGACAATAGCAGCTTTGACACAAACTATCAGGTTGATAAAGATAGTCTGATATTTGCGGATCAGCTCCAGTATATCTTTGAAGAGGTCCAGCTTCCGTTCCCACATTATTTCCGTGGATTCATGGAGAATGTGATCCTTCACAATGTTAATCAGCACGAGACATTTTTTATTGGCCAGTATAAAGATATCCCACCGACATATCATCTAGGCGCCTTTCTGCTGAAAGAGCCTGTTATCACCGTAGCTTTTTCAATTTTTTCGATCACGATACTTGGGTACTACGGTGTGTTGTCAGCTCTGAATCATATAAATGCCCGCAAAGAGAGTGTAGTTAGACACCGAATCCCTGTAGCCTTTCCTATCCTCTTTGCGCTTGTGCCCGCTTTCATATTTATAACTATCTCCTTTAGTAGCATCAAACTGGGGATCAGGCATATCGCACCGGTACTCCCATTTATCTACATGGCGAGCGGGGTAGTGGTGGCCTACTATTTTAGGAGGCAAATTGTGGCTAGGGTACTGGTAATTGTAGCACTCGCATTGATCGCGTTGGACATACTATTTGCATACCCGGAGTATGTGAACTATTTCAGTACAGCCATTGGTGGAGATCGAAACGGCTATAAGTATCTGCACGACAGCAACTTGGATTGGGGGCAGAATGAGTTTATGGTCGAAGAATACATTGACGAGCATCCAGCATATGACGCGCAGTACAGGCCAGGCACAATAGAGCGGGGGAGATATTATGTAATCTCCGTCTCGGAGCTTTTCGGTGATCCGTTATATGTGCCAAGATATGCCCTGGAGCTTCATGAAATGTATGATTCGGGTGAGCTGAAATTGGTGGATTGGATTTCGAACACGCATTGGGTAGTATATACTGAGTAA